The proteins below come from a single Prolixibacter sp. NT017 genomic window:
- a CDS encoding DUF4907 domain-containing protein — MTKRKTVIISEILIGLSIGILFLIGVQKHGAKRGFAVQVVRYHNEWGYLVKHNGQPVIEQTYYPGLPGKIAFQSKEAAQKVGQLVKDKLEKGKLPSVHMNELDSLHVLPKGFHQPPPGFKAQ; from the coding sequence ATGACTAAACGCAAAACGGTCATCATTTCTGAAATACTGATTGGACTGTCTATAGGAATTCTGTTTCTTATTGGAGTGCAGAAGCATGGAGCGAAAAGAGGATTCGCTGTACAGGTTGTCCGTTACCATAACGAGTGGGGTTACCTCGTTAAGCACAACGGGCAACCTGTCATCGAGCAAACCTACTACCCCGGTCTTCCGGGAAAGATAGCGTTCCAAAGCAAAGAAGCAGCACAAAAGGTTGGACAATTGGTAAAAGATAAATTGGAGAAAGGCAAATTACCTTCAGTACACATGAATGAACTGGATTCACTTCATGTTTTACCAAAGGGTTTTCACCAACCTCCCCCCGGTTTTAAGGCGCAATAA
- a CDS encoding MFS transporter: MSKTSRYLTSVLSITLGMRLFSMSIIIPFLSVYALNLKGGAPWLTGYALGIFGLTQAVLQIPFGALSDRIGYKKVMVAGLLMLIAGLLTAAYAPSVYWLIFARALQGSGAIVTVGYSWISSVASDETRDKQLTRLGAVLGTFTMLSYTIGPLIHIFLKVDRMFVFSAGLMVICLIWVLFGTKQVDPNVRRRHHQKKKGQTVFNRKTFMRGLLLTVNNLLMMAFFFMLPILLEGKLETSQMWMILTPAILVAMAFLTFFSRLASKGKAKPVMLFLYLLEGIGFLLLYGQSFPGIIAGTVLLMTGSFSVSTIVPMLLNRDIDNEQRGTGNGIVVSLQYFGSFLGAAVTGSLWSLSPDIAFLFAGVFSVFGVVLVLTFPKSR, encoded by the coding sequence ATGAGCAAAACCTCCCGTTATCTCACTTCTGTTCTTTCCATTACGTTAGGAATGCGCCTTTTCTCGATGTCCATTATCATTCCGTTTCTGTCGGTTTATGCATTGAACCTGAAAGGAGGAGCTCCTTGGCTGACCGGTTATGCATTGGGAATTTTCGGGTTGACACAGGCGGTGTTGCAGATTCCGTTCGGTGCCCTGAGTGATCGCATCGGATACAAAAAGGTGATGGTAGCGGGTCTGCTAATGCTGATTGCCGGATTGCTCACGGCTGCTTATGCACCCTCGGTTTACTGGCTCATTTTTGCAAGGGCGTTGCAGGGGAGTGGTGCCATTGTCACGGTAGGGTATTCCTGGATATCGTCGGTGGCAAGTGACGAAACCCGTGACAAGCAGCTGACCCGGCTGGGAGCCGTTCTGGGAACCTTTACCATGTTGTCCTATACCATCGGGCCGTTGATTCACATTTTCCTGAAGGTCGACCGGATGTTTGTCTTTTCCGCTGGTTTGATGGTGATTTGCCTTATCTGGGTACTATTCGGGACGAAGCAGGTTGATCCGAATGTGCGTCGAAGACACCACCAAAAGAAAAAAGGCCAAACGGTGTTCAACCGGAAAACGTTTATGCGGGGATTGTTGCTCACAGTCAATAACCTCTTGATGATGGCTTTCTTTTTTATGCTGCCCATTTTGCTGGAAGGGAAGCTCGAAACCAGTCAGATGTGGATGATCCTGACGCCGGCCATTTTGGTGGCCATGGCTTTTCTGACCTTCTTTTCACGATTGGCATCGAAAGGGAAAGCCAAGCCGGTGATGCTCTTTCTTTATCTGTTGGAGGGAATTGGATTCCTGTTGCTTTACGGGCAATCGTTTCCCGGAATCATCGCCGGAACGGTCCTTCTCATGACGGGTTCCTTTTCTGTGTCGACCATCGTTCCCATGTTGCTAAACCGCGATATTGATAACGAACAGCGGGGAACCGGAAATGGTATCGTAGTTAGCCTGCAGTATTTCGGTTCTTTCCTGGGCGCAGCCGTAACCGGTTCACTTTGGAGTTTATCTCCAGATATCGCCTTCCTGTTTGCTGGTGTTTTCTCTGTTTTTGGGGTGGTGTTGGTCTTAACCTTTCCGAAAAGTCGCTAA
- a CDS encoding YncE family protein, which produces MKHLFLIMFLFAGISTFAQPASQYRIVNKIHVPGNNFWDYLTVDSQGHLYVSHGNVVQVIDPKNSSVLGTIENLDGVHGIALAENLNKGFISSGRDSIVAIFDLKTLKVIKKVKVTGANPDAILYDPFSNKVFTFNGGSSSSTVIDAATDKVVATIPLPGKPEFSVTDKKGKVYVNIEDKSMIACIDAKDLKLEKSWSIAPGKEPSGLAADFATGKLFSVCHNHLMTVFDLKTQKVAETLPIGSGPDGAAFDEGLHRAYSSNGDGTLTVVAEDGNHFKVLETVPTQRGARTMCVNQKNHHIFLPTAEFYPLAKGERWPKMKPGTFTILEVSPR; this is translated from the coding sequence ATGAAACATCTATTTCTAATCATGTTCCTCTTTGCAGGAATTTCAACGTTTGCGCAACCTGCCAGTCAGTATCGCATCGTGAATAAGATTCATGTGCCCGGAAATAACTTCTGGGACTACCTGACTGTCGACTCACAGGGACATCTCTACGTTTCTCACGGTAACGTTGTTCAAGTCATTGACCCCAAAAACAGTAGCGTTTTGGGTACCATCGAAAATCTGGATGGTGTTCATGGCATTGCCCTGGCAGAGAATCTAAACAAAGGATTTATCTCCAGCGGAAGGGATTCGATCGTCGCAATCTTTGATTTAAAGACCTTAAAGGTGATCAAAAAAGTGAAAGTCACCGGCGCCAATCCCGATGCCATTTTGTATGACCCATTCAGCAACAAGGTATTTACCTTCAATGGAGGCAGTTCCAGTTCCACGGTAATCGATGCTGCTACTGATAAAGTGGTTGCAACCATTCCACTTCCCGGAAAACCCGAGTTTTCGGTCACCGACAAAAAAGGAAAAGTTTATGTCAACATCGAAGATAAATCGATGATAGCATGCATCGATGCGAAGGATTTAAAGCTGGAGAAAAGCTGGTCGATTGCCCCCGGAAAAGAGCCCAGCGGTCTGGCAGCCGATTTTGCTACCGGAAAATTGTTCAGTGTTTGCCATAATCATCTGATGACCGTGTTTGACCTGAAAACCCAAAAAGTGGCGGAGACATTACCGATTGGCAGTGGACCAGACGGCGCCGCATTCGATGAAGGATTGCACAGAGCATACAGTTCGAACGGAGATGGAACACTTACAGTGGTTGCCGAAGACGGAAATCATTTCAAGGTATTGGAAACGGTTCCCACCCAACGGGGAGCACGAACCATGTGTGTTAATCAGAAAAACCACCATATTTTCTTACCGACAGCCGAATTTTATCCATTGGCTAAAGGAGAGCGATGGCCGAAAATGAAACCGGGAACATTTACAATTTTAGAGGTATCACCGCGTTAA
- a CDS encoding MFS transporter: MPNYARIPFQANRWPFFYGWFIVLMGTLGMLFSVPGQTMGVSVFTDHLIGELNVSRDQLSLAYMFGTIGSSLFLTLAGKWYDRYGVRLVMSGATIMLAFALIVASFSPAIVLMGKGLTFMPLSYFAVVVMSLLFFLIRFSGQGVMTLASRNMIMKWFDHKRGMANALSSAFVSFSFSLAPLFLAWGINRFEWDGMWRWLAVLLLLFTVLVLVFFRDNPEICGLEPDGKITEPLAENEKPKPDRKQFTLQEARKTIAFWGVSIANMYNGFFITGLTFHIISIFKTVGMDESKALGIFLPATVISVVVSIVGNYISDFIKLKYLLLIMATGGILASVGLILLGNGWAYYVLIAGNGVVSGIYSVLTAVAFPRFFGRKHLGAISGLNMSMIVFGSAVAPLIFSLSKTQTGSYYHAGMFSLTVAVLIFLLATRVRNPQTH; encoded by the coding sequence ATGCCGAACTACGCAAGAATTCCGTTTCAGGCCAATCGCTGGCCCTTTTTTTATGGTTGGTTTATTGTTCTAATGGGAACATTGGGAATGCTGTTCAGCGTTCCGGGACAAACCATGGGCGTTTCCGTGTTCACCGACCATTTGATTGGTGAGCTCAACGTATCCCGTGATCAACTCAGTTTGGCGTACATGTTTGGTACCATCGGCAGTTCGCTGTTCCTTACCCTTGCGGGAAAATGGTATGACCGCTACGGAGTTCGGTTGGTGATGAGCGGAGCGACCATTATGCTGGCTTTTGCTTTGATAGTGGCATCGTTTTCTCCGGCTATCGTTTTAATGGGGAAAGGACTTACGTTTATGCCATTGTCCTATTTTGCCGTAGTGGTTATGAGCCTTCTATTTTTTCTGATTCGTTTTTCCGGACAGGGGGTCATGACGTTGGCTTCCCGTAATATGATCATGAAATGGTTTGACCACAAGCGGGGGATGGCCAATGCTTTGAGCAGTGCTTTCGTTAGCTTCAGTTTCTCGCTGGCACCGCTTTTTCTGGCTTGGGGAATTAACCGGTTCGAATGGGACGGAATGTGGCGTTGGCTGGCCGTTTTGCTATTGCTTTTTACAGTCCTTGTATTGGTTTTCTTTCGGGACAACCCGGAAATATGTGGACTGGAGCCTGATGGTAAGATAACAGAACCTTTAGCTGAGAACGAGAAGCCTAAGCCGGACCGGAAACAGTTTACGTTGCAGGAGGCTCGAAAAACAATAGCGTTTTGGGGCGTTTCCATTGCCAACATGTATAATGGATTTTTTATTACAGGGTTAACCTTCCACATCATTTCCATTTTTAAGACGGTTGGAATGGACGAATCCAAAGCCCTGGGAATTTTTCTTCCGGCAACCGTTATTTCGGTTGTTGTTTCCATTGTTGGTAACTACATCAGTGACTTTATCAAGCTGAAATATCTTCTTTTAATCATGGCAACTGGAGGAATATTGGCATCGGTTGGCCTGATTTTGCTTGGTAACGGATGGGCCTACTATGTGTTGATTGCAGGGAACGGAGTGGTCAGTGGTATATACAGCGTCCTTACGGCTGTAGCGTTTCCCCGTTTTTTCGGACGAAAACATCTGGGGGCTATCTCCGGTCTTAATATGTCGATGATTGTTTTTGGCAGCGCTGTTGCTCCCCTGATTTTTAGTCTGAGCAAAACACAAACCGGAAGTTATTATCATGCCGGAATGTTTTCTTTGACCGTTGCTGTATTGATCTTCTTGCTGGCAACACGGGTTCGTAATCCCCAAACTCATTAA
- a CDS encoding DUF4270 family protein, with protein MTEKGRKRTGIPRKFEHLIFRWLLRAVVVSGVSWMMTACNVGSNEFTMGSEFIDGGSTLTMIDTFQIKMSTVLIDSLNTSNTGTALVGHYVDPNLGTVTATSYFELGIPTSFSESSDNVYDSTVVILRYNGYYYGDTTRWQTITVHSIAERLKGNEWDNGIYNNRNTPYSSEVLGSVHFLKRTAASDSLVIPIDDALGRDFFTRMNEGDDDYMTSSSSLVNYFHGLAIVPDTTESNVVYGFKADATNLAMRVYYHRPNANGDGQDDYYADFPYTSVDPAYNRIQADRSQTLLKSLVTQREDISSTSTDGETFVQCGTGLMTKMRFPSLNDIQLINQQGIIMKAELEFSPVVNTYDPQALPDSLILIQTNKVNAAISTLTSSDGTTLHLSPSSDELYNENTKFTIDITDFIQNAFSDGLYNTENGLLISWGSTQYLSRLDGLVIQADQKVENGPKLKIYYMTF; from the coding sequence ATGACTGAAAAAGGTAGGAAGAGAACCGGGATCCCCCGAAAATTTGAACATCTGATTTTTCGATGGCTGCTCCGTGCTGTGGTAGTTTCCGGCGTAAGCTGGATGATGACAGCCTGCAATGTGGGTTCGAACGAATTTACGATGGGAAGCGAATTTATCGATGGGGGTTCCACACTTACGATGATTGACACTTTTCAAATTAAGATGTCAACTGTATTAATTGATTCACTGAATACTTCCAATACCGGAACGGCACTGGTTGGTCATTACGTGGATCCGAATCTGGGCACCGTAACGGCTACTTCCTATTTTGAGTTGGGAATTCCCACTTCATTCTCGGAAAGCAGCGACAATGTTTACGATTCGACCGTCGTGATTCTGCGGTACAACGGCTACTATTACGGCGACACAACCCGGTGGCAAACCATTACGGTTCATTCCATCGCAGAGCGTTTGAAAGGTAACGAGTGGGACAACGGAATTTATAACAACCGAAACACTCCTTATTCTTCGGAAGTGCTTGGGAGTGTTCACTTTTTAAAAAGAACAGCAGCCAGTGATTCATTGGTCATTCCAATAGATGATGCGCTGGGTAGGGATTTCTTTACCAGAATGAACGAAGGTGACGACGATTATATGACTTCCAGTTCCAGTTTAGTCAATTACTTTCACGGCCTTGCCATTGTTCCTGATACTACGGAAAGCAATGTGGTTTATGGCTTTAAGGCCGATGCGACCAATCTGGCGATGCGGGTTTATTATCACCGGCCCAATGCCAATGGAGACGGGCAGGACGATTATTACGCTGACTTTCCCTATACGTCAGTCGATCCGGCCTATAACCGGATACAGGCCGATCGGAGCCAAACTTTGCTGAAATCGTTGGTTACCCAGAGGGAAGACATATCATCCACCTCGACGGATGGCGAAACGTTTGTGCAGTGTGGAACCGGGTTAATGACTAAAATGAGGTTTCCTAGCCTGAATGATATTCAGCTGATTAATCAGCAGGGAATTATCATGAAAGCGGAGTTGGAATTTAGCCCGGTTGTCAATACATATGACCCGCAGGCTCTTCCGGATTCTCTTATTCTAATCCAGACCAATAAAGTCAACGCAGCGATCAGCACCCTTACGTCAAGCGATGGAACAACGTTACACCTTTCCCCTTCCTCGGATGAACTCTATAACGAAAATACCAAATTCACCATCGATATTACCGACTTTATTCAGAATGCATTCAGCGACGGTTTATATAACACCGAAAACGGATTGTTGATTAGCTGGGGTTCGACTCAGTACCTGAGCCGACTCGACGGGTTGGTTATTCAGGCCGACCAGAAGGTGGAAAACGGACCCAAACTGAAGATATATTACATGACTTTCTAA
- a CDS encoding sensor histidine kinase, protein MATKQQSGFRYYYHILGWVLYFGLNYMLFNTYFIRFNLPLQLVMWGAVFVIFYVNYLFLIPYFLFKKRYVLYLTFLVIVTGTILALTYTIKMDMMPPPNFGDRLHQMPFHSPDITFGEHNAPPGGPRMRGIYLDLYNMLMFIMAAIGIRFFEFWSTEEKHKAEQERAQAKTELSLLKQQVNPHFLFNSLNSIYSLAYRKSELTAESILKLSDTLRYMLYDAEKHHISLKNELEHIRNYIELQKLRLTGLTDVQMNIQGVVNNKQIEPLLFIPFVENAFKFGADGIHKSFIHIFFDIHNDSIEFRIINKVVNEHPNERYKGTSGIGLYNTRRRLEILYPEAHLLKTEKKNGFFEVQLILNLNKS, encoded by the coding sequence ATGGCAACAAAACAACAATCCGGATTCAGGTATTACTACCACATTTTAGGATGGGTCCTTTACTTCGGGCTCAACTACATGTTGTTCAATACCTACTTTATTCGTTTCAATCTACCACTTCAACTGGTGATGTGGGGTGCAGTATTCGTTATCTTTTATGTGAACTATCTGTTTCTCATTCCTTATTTCCTTTTTAAAAAGCGATACGTTCTCTATTTGACTTTCCTGGTAATTGTTACGGGAACTATACTGGCGCTAACCTACACTATCAAGATGGACATGATGCCTCCACCAAATTTCGGAGATCGATTACATCAAATGCCATTTCATTCACCCGATATCACCTTTGGAGAACACAACGCACCACCGGGCGGGCCGCGAATGCGTGGCATCTATCTGGATCTGTACAACATGCTGATGTTCATCATGGCAGCTATCGGTATTCGTTTTTTTGAATTTTGGTCGACCGAGGAAAAGCACAAAGCGGAGCAGGAACGGGCACAAGCTAAAACAGAATTATCATTGCTGAAACAACAGGTAAATCCGCATTTTCTGTTTAACTCTCTGAACAGTATTTATTCGCTGGCCTACCGGAAATCGGAACTGACGGCAGAATCGATTCTAAAGCTTTCGGATACGTTGCGCTACATGTTGTATGACGCAGAAAAACATCATATTTCGCTGAAAAATGAACTGGAGCATATCCGGAATTACATCGAACTGCAAAAACTAAGGCTGACTGGTTTGACCGATGTTCAGATGAATATCCAAGGCGTCGTCAATAACAAACAAATTGAACCACTGCTGTTTATACCATTTGTGGAAAATGCGTTTAAGTTTGGTGCCGACGGTATTCACAAATCATTTATTCATATTTTCTTCGACATACACAACGATTCCATCGAATTCCGCATCATAAATAAAGTGGTGAACGAACATCCCAACGAAAGATATAAAGGAACTTCAGGCATTGGACTATATAACACACGAAGACGTCTTGAGATTTTGTATCCTGAAGCACACCTGCTGAAAACGGAGAAAAAGAACGGATTTTTCGAAGTACAGCTAATACTCAACCTGAACAAAAGTTAA
- a CDS encoding RHS repeat domain-containing protein: MSPVVYDKNGNIRNLTRKNSSGGNRESLGYTYAGNRLSHISGTYNGIYKSGTFIYDGNGNATSDGLRGLTVTYFDELNLPKQYYQNSTNKVDYTYDAGGNKWSKTATVSGTASTTLYDGTFIYENGTLKKVLTSEGYYDPSAGLYYYYLKDHLGNTRLTFHYSGTTAVVDQEVEYYPFGSLFTENNLDKNKYLYNGKELNDEFFENYDYGARFYDAELGRFHTIDPLAEKYSFQSSYLYGCDNPIRFIDYMGMNGQEPDDDKEPSVFSISDWINSMANALGFNMKNMSRANTSEEMDQIAQHNEQQSANLEKTDSGVKLATVVATTIVSAPLVVAASPELAPATIFSTEGAFLKGAISTGVQVIANDGKIDPLTVATDAFLTPGVGSVIDAAIDVKVQPGTGVSIDVVGLNKTPERAALDFVAGYGFGIAKNKATGVMLRNSETEAQKYFYEIMTGTTIGVAGTKIKE, from the coding sequence TTGAGCCCGGTAGTCTACGATAAAAACGGGAACATCAGAAACTTAACCCGGAAGAATTCCAGTGGCGGTAACCGGGAAAGTTTAGGCTATACCTATGCAGGTAACCGGCTTAGCCACATTTCCGGTACGTATAATGGAATCTATAAAAGTGGCACTTTCATCTATGACGGCAACGGAAACGCTACCAGCGACGGGCTGCGCGGTTTGACGGTCACTTACTTCGATGAGCTGAATCTGCCGAAACAGTACTACCAGAATTCCACGAATAAGGTCGACTACACGTATGATGCCGGGGGTAATAAGTGGAGCAAAACAGCTACTGTTTCGGGTACTGCTTCTACCACGCTCTACGATGGTACCTTTATTTACGAAAACGGCACCCTGAAGAAGGTGCTGACTTCCGAAGGATACTACGACCCGTCGGCTGGGCTGTACTATTATTACCTGAAAGACCACCTGGGTAATACCCGCCTAACGTTCCACTACAGTGGCACTACGGCGGTAGTCGACCAGGAGGTTGAGTACTACCCGTTTGGCAGTCTGTTTACGGAGAACAATCTGGACAAAAATAAGTACCTTTATAACGGTAAGGAATTAAACGACGAGTTCTTTGAAAATTATGATTACGGCGCCAGGTTCTATGATGCGGAGTTGGGGAGGTTTCATACGATTGATCCACTTGCGGAGAAGTACAGTTTTCAGTCGTCATATCTTTATGGTTGCGACAATCCAATCCGATTTATCGATTATATGGGGATGAATGGTCAAGAACCAGATGATGACAAAGAACCTTCAGTTTTTTCTATTTCTGACTGGATTAATTCTATGGCAAATGCATTAGGATTCAATATGAAGAATATGAGTCGAGCCAATACATCTGAAGAGATGGATCAGATTGCCCAGCACAATGAACAGCAAAGTGCAAATTTGGAAAAAACAGATAGCGGCGTAAAATTAGCAACTGTAGTAGCAACGACAATAGTATCTGCTCCTTTAGTGGTAGCAGCCTCACCGGAATTAGCTCCAGCCACAATTTTTAGTACAGAAGGGGCATTTCTTAAAGGAGCTATTAGTACAGGAGTTCAGGTGATTGCAAATGATGGTAAGATTGACCCTCTCACGGTTGCCACAGATGCTTTCTTAACACCTGGTGTAGGAAGTGTAATAGATGCTGCTATCGATGTAAAAGTGCAACCAGGAACAGGGGTTTCTATTGATGTTGTTGGTTTAAATAAAACACCGGAACGAGCCGCATTAGATTTTGTTGCTGGTTATGGTTTTGGGATAGCTAAAAATAAGGCAACAGGAGTAATGTTAAGAAATTCTGAAACAGAAGCCCAAAAATACTTTTATGAGATAATGACTGGAACGACCATAGGTGTCGCTGGAACTAAAATAAAAGAATGA
- a CDS encoding LytTR family DNA-binding domain-containing protein, which yields MNCLAIDDEPLALNIIEDYANKVPYLNLIDKCTNAFDALNIMQQQKIDLIFLDIEMPHLNGIDFLQSIERRPYIIFTTAYPDYAVQGFELNAADYLLKPIEFNRFLKAVNKVYGLYNLQREDAVSVAPAPHRENTGTPDYLLIKVEYATVKVEFNSIFYIEGLKDYVKIHNGNKPLLTKSTMKNLEEKLPSNMFTRVHKSFVVNLSQIESIENNRILINGRRIPIGSQYKNSFFELVDRFRL from the coding sequence ATGAATTGTTTGGCAATCGACGACGAACCGCTGGCCCTGAATATTATTGAAGACTATGCCAATAAGGTTCCGTACCTGAACCTCATCGACAAATGCACCAATGCTTTCGATGCGCTGAACATTATGCAGCAGCAAAAAATCGACTTGATTTTTCTGGACATTGAAATGCCGCACCTGAATGGCATCGATTTCCTGCAAAGTATTGAAAGGCGACCATACATAATTTTCACCACAGCCTACCCCGATTACGCCGTTCAGGGATTTGAACTCAATGCAGCCGATTACCTGTTGAAGCCCATCGAATTCAATCGTTTTTTGAAAGCGGTCAACAAGGTTTACGGATTATATAACCTGCAACGGGAAGATGCTGTTAGTGTAGCCCCGGCTCCTCACAGAGAAAATACCGGGACACCCGATTACTTACTGATCAAAGTGGAATATGCTACTGTGAAAGTGGAATTCAACTCGATTTTCTATATCGAAGGATTGAAGGACTATGTGAAAATTCATAACGGCAACAAACCGCTGCTGACCAAAAGCACGATGAAAAACCTCGAAGAAAAGTTACCTTCGAATATGTTTACCCGTGTTCACAAATCGTTTGTTGTCAATTTGTCGCAAATCGAGTCTATCGAAAATAACCGCATTCTCATCAACGGAAGACGTATCCCGATAGGAAGCCAGTACAAAAACTCTTTCTTCGAACTAGTCGACCGGTTCCGGTTGTGA
- a CDS encoding kelch repeat-containing protein — protein MRKKKFVWYFAFLVIASGTLVSCGNSSDSELIGNSVKLSDFEGVSRSDAVGFTIGDRGYVGTGYDGTDRLTDFWAYDPAKNTWIQCADFPGEGRNGAVGFAVGDKGYVGTGYDGIEKLKDFYQYDPSTNTWTQKADFPGTARYGAIGFGIDSLGYLGTGYDGNYLKDMYAYNPTTDTWKHVTSVGGSKRRDAVAFVINGKAYVGTGVDNGIYEDDFWEYDPATDTWTEKNRLSDATAQSFDDDYAMTGSNRVAFAIGDRGFVATGGQGVAGTDIWEYNSSTDLWEQIHDFEGSGRTEAVGFAIGNVGYITTGRSSSYYFDDLWGIHPDDTYNEYD, from the coding sequence ATGCGTAAGAAAAAATTCGTATGGTATTTTGCCTTCTTAGTGATTGCTTCAGGCACACTGGTTTCCTGCGGAAACAGCAGTGATAGTGAATTAATAGGTAATTCAGTGAAGTTATCCGATTTCGAGGGTGTTTCAAGAAGTGATGCGGTTGGCTTTACGATTGGCGACCGGGGTTACGTTGGAACAGGTTACGATGGTACCGACCGTCTGACCGATTTTTGGGCATATGACCCAGCTAAAAATACATGGATCCAATGTGCCGATTTTCCTGGTGAAGGCCGAAACGGAGCCGTTGGATTTGCTGTAGGTGATAAAGGATATGTTGGAACAGGTTACGATGGAATTGAAAAACTGAAAGACTTTTACCAATATGATCCGTCAACCAACACCTGGACCCAAAAAGCCGATTTTCCGGGAACAGCCCGTTATGGAGCCATTGGTTTTGGTATTGATTCATTAGGATATCTCGGAACCGGTTATGATGGCAATTACCTAAAAGATATGTATGCCTACAACCCGACAACCGATACATGGAAACACGTGACCAGTGTGGGTGGAAGTAAACGCCGGGATGCTGTGGCTTTCGTGATTAACGGAAAAGCATACGTAGGTACCGGTGTCGACAACGGCATTTACGAAGATGACTTCTGGGAATATGACCCGGCAACCGATACCTGGACGGAAAAAAACAGGTTGTCAGATGCAACAGCCCAGAGCTTCGACGACGATTACGCCATGACCGGTTCGAACCGTGTAGCATTTGCCATTGGCGACCGTGGTTTCGTTGCCACAGGCGGTCAGGGAGTAGCCGGAACCGATATCTGGGAATACAATTCCTCTACCGACCTTTGGGAACAGATACACGATTTTGAAGGAAGTGGCCGCACCGAAGCGGTAGGCTTTGCAATCGGTAATGTAGGCTACATCACTACTGGTCGCAGCAGTAGTTACTATTTCGATGATTTGTGGGGTATTCATCCCGATGATACATATAACGAATATGACTAA